ATCTCTACATTAAATACTTACCTCTACTTAAAATGCAACTTTAATTGTGGTTTTTGTTGAAATTCAActtctgggcttaaaccacgacatgtaCATCAGAATAACATGAAGAGCGGAAGTTGCATAAACATACCACTTTTTTTGTACTCTAGGATCTGGAATATCTGTCTGAAGGTCTTGAAGGACGCTCTTCAAACCCAGTGGCAGTGCTTTTTGATACATTGCTTCATCCTGATGCTGACTTTGGGTATGACTATCCACCTGTTTTGCACTGGAAGCTAGAACAACACAACTACATTCCCCATATCGTGCTTGGTAAAGGACCACCTGGAGGGGCTTGGCATGTGAGTAAAAATTTCATATCACTTCTATGGTAACTTGGtaattttgtggtttgggtttttttcttagtatcAAAGGCTGGTTTAGATGATAATGGCAATTGCAGTTTCAACTGCTCAATTACTAAAGCCAAAATATGTTCGGGAGAGGAGAAGCGAAGGAAAAAGTTGTCCTTCATTTGTAGATTTGTGACCATGACTGCTGTCTTATGTGGGGTTTCTTATTAGCTTAAACTTAATGAATTATagtgaagaatattttctatGACTTTTTTCTCTTGTCTGCATTGTTTCCATGTGCTTTTACACAAAACATTAAATCTTAATGTGTTCATATGCTGTTggtttcacattttttttcttcatgttttgtattttaaataacttgGTTTTAGTTTCCCTTTTACTTGTTCTctctttgccttctgctttATTAGGTCATGTAGGTGCTCATTAAAGTAGTATCTAACTGTAACATGAAAACAGTTAATCAGCACTTCATGTCATGTCCCGGTATTGTGTTATGGTCTGGTATTTTATTGCTCCAGATGAGTATAATGAGGTGAACTTCACTGTGTTTTGCATTAATGTATCTGTTGAAATGTATCTGGTCATACATCTTGGGTTTTTCTCCACAGTCCATGGAAGGCTCTATGTTAACAATCAGTTTTGGAGACTGGATGGAATTGCCTGGCCTCAGCTTTAAGGAGTGGGCAGCTAACAAACGCAGGTAAAGATACTGCATAGTGTGTTTGGGAAATCTAGTTGCCCTAAGAATGcaaataatattattttgaGAACTGGAACACatctgcccatggcaagggagttggaactagatgatctcaaggtccttgcTATGCAAGTCTAACTATGCAGTTAAGAATAACTCAGCGGCAGACCtgaagtttttttttcccttcttcctagAGCATACTTCTAAAGGCAAAATTCATGCACCTGttcaaaataattacattttcagcttcatttATAAATGAGAACGTAGTAAACATAAGAGAAGTATAGATGTAATACCAGGATTGCAgtgcaaaaatgtttttttatcaGACATTTAGACATTATAACCCTGTTTACATAGTTGCATTAAGGTTCTGTATCATACTTGCTCTGTTCATTCCTGTGACATGGAACTTAATTTGATGCTTAGTGGACTTACCTGTGTCCAAGGGAGAGGTCTTCTACAAAGTTTGATGAAGAATACTTTATTCAAGTATTGTATTGAACCTAGAGTTTGAAAGTTAGCACTCAGCAATTACTATGATATTTAATTACTCATATCCTAAGTCAGTGTATTCTGAGTGCAAGTTTAGCACTTCACATTGTAAAGTAttactgctattaaaaaaaagttagcTTGTCCTGTATATCAGGAGtcaagacagcaaagaaaacaaattgaatGTGTTTAAAGATACTAAGGTCAGTGTCAGTTACATTGAGTAGGTTCAGTCCTCTTAAATTTGACTGTCTCGTGGTATGTCATATATGATATTCAGGTTACTGATAAGGTCTGTATATTAACTGGAGCCATtcaattttgtttcagaaatataAAGAGTGATCGAGTAATGCCAGAGGAAATAGCTTGTTATTATAAACACTACGTTAAAGTCATGGGCCTCCAAAAGAATTTCAAAGACAACGTTTACATAACATCAGTATCGCGGCTTTACCGAGGAAAGGATGATGAAGATAGAGCTCaactaaatgaaaatatttcaacacAGCATTTGGAAATGGAAGATGGACAGAAATCACTGATTAAGAGAAACTGGGAAGTCAGAGGTTATCAGCGAGCAACAGATGGTTCTCATGTGCCCTTCTGCCTCTTTGCTGAGAATGTGGCCCTTGCCACAGGAACCTTTGATTCTCCTGGCCGACTACAAGTTGAAGGAGAAGACTTTCCTTTTGTGCTTCATTCTATGTCTGACTTTGGAGCTGCTATCAGCAAAGGAAAGCTACGTGGGAAGCCAGACCCTGTGCTAATTGTGGGTGCTGGACTTACAGCAGCTGATGCAGTACTGTGTGCCTACAACAACAACATCCCAGTAATCCATGTGTTTCGTAGAAGAGTTACCGATACAAGTCTAATTTTCAAACAGTTACCTAAAAAGCTTTACCCTGAATACCATAAGGTCTATCATATGATGTGTACTCAGTCCCATACTGTGGACTCTAATCTACATTCTGCTTACACTAGTTTTCCTGAACACAATGTACTTTCCTTCAAGCCTGAAATGAAGTGCGTTCTTCAGAGTGCCTGCGGACTGAAGAAAATTTTGAAGTTTTCTGTAGCCTTAGTTCTAATAGGTTCTCACccaaatcttttctttcttaaggaCCAAGGACATAGTATAGGTCATCACTCTAATCAGCCCATCACATGCAAGGGGAATCCTATAGAGATTGACCCATACACTTATGAATGCACTAAAGAAGCCAACCTCTTTGCTTTAGGTCCTCTGGTGGGAGACAACTTCGTACGTTTTTTAAAAGGAGGTGCACTGGGCATTGCACGATGCTTGGCAATaaggcaaaagaagaaacatgaatTGATTGAAAGTAGGGATGGAGGAGATGATGGGGTACCATAAATGAGATGTTAGAAACTCTCATACAGTATTACAGACGTAGTCTAACAGAACACTCACTGGCAGCGAAAGTTGATAGCAGTCACATTTCTGTTGTGTACAAGTAACCCACCTGCGCTTGTATTGCTTGGTAAAGGATGCTGATACTACAGTACTTCAccttttcaaaacacaaaaaatcgATCTGCTATTACAACTGATCTCTACTCAACTGGAATTACTTCCagataaacagaaaatgagacTAATATATATTGACCTGCCTGTCATCTCTTGCTCAGCTAAAAGAGCAGACTTCCTCTGGGAAAAGCAATGCCTACCAGAGTGGCTTTACACTTTAGTGTCAAATGTGACAAAATATTCCTACCATGAAATAACTTCTAAAAGCAGAAAGCTTGCTTAGTGAAAAGTGATTCTTGGTCCCAAAGCAAATTTGGAGCCTTCTGCTTGAGacaaggattttatttatttgccatAGTAACACAGTAATACTTGGGATGAGCACTTATTAAAATGGAGTTTACTATAAGAAGGATTTCTGTAAGCAAGGAGAATTCCTCAACAGTTATAAATTATCCTATCTGATAATTTGAGTAAATGAATAAGCATTCCCATTTAATCTTTAACACATGATTTTACGCAGTctgttaatgtttttttcacatTATGCCTAGAGTTGGGTGAGTGCAGAAAGTCTAACATCAGATGTTCCCCTATGGTGGTATGTACATTTCTGAGAATACTCATTAACATAAACAATAAAGTACTGACATAAGTGCTCTTATTACAGTGTCAGTATAATGACTATGTACCGTACAACTGCAAAACTTAGAGAACGTCAGCATTTTTTGCTTCCTAGCTCAGGAAGACTGAATGTGATCACTTGACCAGTGAAGGCTGGAAGGTTGGTGATAGATACTCTCATCTCCATTTGGCCAATTAttggttatttcttttttctttactttttttaagaGCAGCATATAACACTGAAGCTGTTCTAGCTTGCAGATTTTGAAGCCTGAAAGAGCTATATCTCACAGCCAgctaaaaaccaaaccaaacccaaaacaaacatgCTATACTTCCTATAAATCTCAAGGCCTCTTACGAAAGACAGACTTAACTTGTACCTGCCTCTGAACTGAAGTGTCACCTTTCTGCTCCATAATAATGTAAGCCCTAGGTTTCATTTGCTGGGTTTTAGAGTAGTTAGTTTACCTAAACACACTCATGGATCATTCACCATAGCAAAGTAAGCAACAGCTAGTtagaaaagttattttccaGAACTCTCACTAGACAAAAGTGCTTGATTTTAACTGATTTATTAACACGTTTTAATTCAGATCCAACATGATGGAAAtaggtgtgggtttttttttttttgtttgcttgaggTATTTTTGTGTTGAAGAATATCATGTTAGTTTAGGGTATTGTGTTTGCATGATTAAAATCTCCGTGTTAGAACttgaacagattttaaaaaggaaatcagGCTTAGGCTTTGTGAAACTGGTAGTGCTTGCTGGTTTCCCAGCTGTCTAATAAGTTGTAGATACCTTTATGCAATAAATGCCTGTTTTCTGTGCCTACTGAATTATGGGGTTCTGTGGCTACTGCAGAGCTTTATGCACCTGAGTAAATTACTCGTGCTTTGGACTTAGAAGTTGAAAAGGTAAAGTATGCAAGGATTAAAGTGACTGTATTTCCAATGGAAGTCCAAAGAAGTTTGTGAAACAATGCTACTGCTACTACCGAATTTTAGTTTAGAGCCAACTTAATAGCAGAAAAATTAACACAAATGAAGCAATGTTcatattaatttcttcattgcCTACATGGTTGAATTTAACCATGCATTGTCAATACTAGTTAAGATACTTTTTTATACTGGTACTTTAGCTGGGTTTAATTATTCTAAATTCTGggcttatttttttcataattgaATTGAGATTTTATAATTTCCCTTCGTTGACAAAAACTGTGTATATACAAATAGATCCTAAACCTGTAATACCTAATAATTTTAACTGAGAATCAGTGTTACAAGTGCTAAATACTTGATTATGGAACTTTATTGCAGTTAATATATTGGGAATACATCTGTGCTTTGATtaaattctttcagttttgtgtCAATATAAGTGTCCGAATACAACGTATCATGGCACAttactgctttttcatttgtcaTGTGAACTATTTAAAATACcaagaaaacaggaagcaaTTTACTTAGCCACTTACTTTGCAAAAAGGAAAGTAGCTTCAAAAGCCCAGATCTCTAGCCTCAGCTGTTGCAGCTGCTTACAAGCTGTGTGTGATGTAGTGACAAATTGGTAGAAGAGATTTTCATCCTGTTACTATACAGGTATATTTCAGTGCAGCATTACAGCACCTTGAGGTTTAActgcattattttcttctatcaGTCTTGCCTGTCTTTGCATGTGAGACCCCTTCTTTGGGCAGAGACATTTTCTCAGAGGTCATGTTTATTAAGCCAgtataaaaatactgtttttcaacTAAAGCTTTACTGAAAAAATCATCCCGTTTCTTGTAGGAATTGCTAGGCTTGAAGTTGTGGCTggatttttctcacttttggGTTTCTGATTTGGAgagaaatttctgtttcttgacTCTGTTAAtttatgagaaaaagaaatgtaaaaaatcaGGCTTTGCCTTGGGATAGTTTTACCCAAAGCATGGTATCGTACTTACAGCAATATTGTGGATTTGCTGGTGGCACTGAATAGTTGTCTTTTGGGGAAACACTTTTGTAtctcagatttaaaaaaaaaacaacaacaaaacatttGAATTTCCTGCATGATATAAAAGTTCTCAGAAGGGAAACTTTGCTTCTTTCAGCTCTTCTTTCAGTGAGAAAGATAAGCTTTTAAACATCATGAATTTAAAAAGTATGCTTACTATTAAAGCTTTATTACTAAAATACagacaaattaatttttagCAAAAGGAATTTAATTTGGATTTATAGAATTTGTAAAGATATATCAACACATACTGTATTTTCTAATAGACTAGTGGTAGGTAGCTCTAACAAGTAGTgttagagcaagtccagaggagggccacgaagatcAAAAcgctgcagctcctctcctatgaagacaggatgagagaggggcttgttcagcctggagaagagaaggtactagggagaccttagagcagcttccagtacctaaagagggcctacaagaaatctacAGAGAGAGGTTTTACAAGGGCATGAGGGCCAGGACATGGAGGAATGGCTTTAtgctgacagagaggagatttagattggatattaggaagaaatacttCACTGTGAATGTGgagaggccctggcacaggttgcccggagaagctgtggctgccccatccctggcagtgttcaaggccaggttggacagggatttgagcaacctgctctagtgcaaggtgtccctgcccttggcagggaggttggaactggatgagctttaaggtcccttccaacgcaaaccattctgtaactCTATGAGAATGTCTCTTACAATTGTGTTTGGTTCTTAATGCTGAATGTGTCTCCCAGCTAAGTTAGTGCTAAGATTATTCAAAGCAGTATCCAGCTGCTGAACTGGGACTAAGATTTGTCATAGTAGATTTCCCAACAGTCTGCCTCATATGTGATTATTTGACAGTAGGTGCTTGTTAATGAAGGTAACAAATAGCACAGCCTTTCTTTTTTAGTTTCAAGTAGATGACTGACTTCTGCTTAAAATATCATCCACAAAAAGTGAGGCTAAATTTCAGCCTGGTGAGTAGACACATAAATCCTTTCTGCAAGTAATCCAGAGAGCGGTGACAATAACATTGGATTCTCTCTCAGGAAAATGCGTTGTCTTGGGCGTGGGCTTGCCACTGGAAGCATGGAAAGAGGATAGCTCCCAGAAACAGCACCTGTGCATTGAGTAAGGGACACCAAAGTGCATCCCACAGCTGTAGATCCCTAGTCTGCAGCGAACTGCGGGGGTACGCTGTATCTTCTTTCTAGCCTGGTGAGTGGAGGCACCTTTTTTACTGATGAATTTCACAGAGTGATGGTTgcataataaaaatactaattttgtaGAAGGAGGTGGCGGTAGCTTCTTTCTCTGCACAGCTCAAGAGCTGTGAAAACAAGGCTAGGGCCAGAAATTCAGAGTACTTATTCAAAGCAGgaggaaattaaattaagaCCCAAACTTTGAGGCAGAGCTGACCTGGCATATCtgtttgaaaggaagaaaaagccgGTTTTAGGCCAACTGCTCTGGAGATAGAAAGAAAGGGTGTCAAATTTACAAACTTCTAGTGAGTCCTCACTGATAACCAGTGAGGAGCAATGGGGGGAAAAGCAGTAAAGAATGTGAGCACTGTGAACTACAGACCTGTAGGGCTGAAGTGAATCCATGCAGTGTTGATGGGCTGGTGGTCTCCCATGCTCTTGTGTCAACATCTGTACGCTGCACCTTCAGAGCTGTGTGTTGGAGCTGTTACTCTTAACAGGTTGCCATATATTTTTAACTTGACTATTAACTGAAGTTCCATGGAAGTGCAACATGTATATGGGCTAGAAGCAATTTTATTTGCTCCAGAACCTGTAGGACTGGATCAGTAAGGTGGTGTGCCAAGAGGAGAGATCTGGTTGCTCTGGTATCATATTTTCTACTTTTGAGAAAGCAAGCAGGTATTTTCATGTAATAGTGGAATGTGTGCTCTAACTACTACCTTCCAAACATTTCTAAACAGCAAGAGGTAGCACAGGTATGCCTTAAAGGCAGCTGATTATTCAATTTTATTATCATCCATATAGTGATGATTTAATTTTGAAGAATTTATGGAACAAAAAATAGAGGCTTATActgttacattttaatttagataatattttaaaaccttaCAATAACAATGTTCTGTCAtaattttggattattttttgaGGTGAGAACAAGACGTGAGCATGGTACCTCAGCTGATGAGAGAGATTTTTGGAGATCTActtccccctttttcccttgCCCAACCTGAGAGTGGTCATGCTTTGTCCGAAATTACCATAATATCTGATTCTTTTTAGCAGAAAGAATGGAAACTTAAACATTCTCTGACAGAGGAAGTAAGGTTTTGGTGACATTAGGTACAAATTTGAAGTGAGGATATTGAgtattttttactgaaaaagggGTATTTTAGGGGTACGGTACACCTCAGTTGTTCAGCTTAGCTAATTTTTGAAGCTTGAATTACACAAGGAACTGTGAGGTCAAAGATGAATTCGGTGTAAGAAACAAGGGTTATGGGGTGGGAGAGCCATTTATAGTGTAATACAGTAACTATAGTGAAGCTAAGCACTGTTTTAAAGATGGTTTTGTCTTTGCAGACAATAGAACATTTCATCTCAAGCAAATCCTGACCCTGAACTTGCATTACACCTGACTGCATGTTAGCTGATTTTCTAACAATGACAATATGGTACTTACAGGGCACGTAAAGCCAAGTCTTAAAACTGTGTGGTCATCAGTAgtaatcaaaaccagaaagaaaatacacttcACCTTCTTAGCTCTCCTGTCATTTTGAAATTACTTGTTCTGGAGACAAAGTTAACCTAATTTGCACTTTTCTCCTCCATCCCTTTATACTGAGATGACTGGCAATGTGTAAGTATCAGCCTACACTGCCTACAGTGGATGATCCAGTAAACTAAAATTCAGCTTCGTGTTCCTGGACACCCTCTGTAGACTTACATGCCAGCATAAAGAATATGAACAACTAGATTTGTTGTACATTTACAAAGTATTACAGAATCCTGgcattttaaagttcttttttaACTCAGTGggtaaattaaaaatagttgTCCACAGAGTCAAGGCAATCCAAGAGATACGATACAGTTCCAGCGGGTACTCTGGGGAGGCAAATGGTTCATTTTTCATCAGATTCTAGGACCAGCTTCTATGTGAATGCTGAATTATTGCTGCTCAAGAATTGATGCTGCCATGTTACATCTACCTGGCACAATTTGGGAAGTCAATGCTATGACTTTGTCATTTTCTTTGTCAGGCTTGGTATGCTGGTTGTGGCATTCAATTTCTAAATGAGATAAAGGATTATATTCATCTACCTGTATGCTTGTTCAGACATGATACACCCAGACTTGGAACTACTATGTAAATGTCATTTCCTTTTGTCATGTCtcagtttcctgctttttctagAGTATGCTTGGATcatacctttttatttttagacgATCAATGTAAACATGTACATAGCAGCTGCTATAGGCTGAAATTATTCTCCTGAGCTGCAAGCAACTTGCGAACAAAACCTCAGCTTTGGTTAGGTTAAACCTCTGAGGTTTGCATGCTAACCTTGAAAACTGGTAGCAATTGAAAGCTAAATAATAACTacatgatctccagaggtcccttccaccaattctgtgatttaaagTGTTTCACCTAGAAGCTGATTATTTTGGTTTGCGTAAGTGGGGAACCCTTAAGTCGGTAAAAAACAAGCTGGGAAGGAAGAGGCATTCAGAGAGATGTAGTGGTCggaaagagggaaaaggtgTTGGCTTGCATGGATATGATGCTATAGCCAGTGCTCAAGAGAGATTGTGATAGTCAAAAGCTGGGGCAGAGAGCTATGAGCAGAGTGCTAAAGCAAGTggcagggaaagagggaggtCTGATTTTGTCTACCGTTTTTAGAACTAACTTGCTGGAATGTGGTGGGTATCAAAATATTGTAAGAGGAAGAGTGAAGAATAAGGGTGAGGAAGAGTGAAGAGTAAGGGTAAGGAAGCTGGTTCAGGTTTTGTCATGTTTGGCTTAAGTTCTAAGGAGATATCACAACACAATTGAAATTTGTGAATCAAACACCATATGTGGCCAAATGTGAGTGAGGATTGATTCAATAAATGGAACGGAGCAAGAGAAGGGCTAGTTTTatgggggagaggaagggaaaaccGGGAAGATAAGGACTGAGAAATCACCTGTACAAAATGAACTGGTAATAGGAGAGATAGGAGAGACTTCAGCTACTGTCTCAGTTAGGAACTGATGTTTGGTGGTAAATGCATGGAATAGAGCATCATCAGGAGTGGAGGTAATGAGCCTCCCCAGCTGATGTAGGAAAAATGGGAAGTCAACTGAAACTGGTGTGAGTTTAACTGAAAATTAAGAATGTTGTTCCCACAGCATTCATCTTCTATTTAGTGGTTCATGGAGTAATTCAATCTGCTTTAAACTGTTCAGCTAAGCTGCTGAATGcaagactgtattttaaaagccttgcGAATAAAAAGTACATTTAGTTTATATATTGTGTGAATCTCCTTCCTGTAAGCCATGTGAACAAAGATAAACTGCTATAAAAGCAATCCAAACAAAACCGCAAACTTTGTGTTACACGGAAAAATGCAAGACACAAGATCTGAAGCTTCTAAGATCTCTAAGCTTCTGCTTAGATGTATTTTTAGGTGAAGAACATAATTTTCTCAGAATGGTGGATGTGCTTGCAGGCTGTGGTCTGAGGCAGAGAGAAGCCTTAGATGCCGTGTCGGAGTTACTGAACTTTTTTAACCTTCTAAAGAAAATCGATACAGAAGTTCTCTCAGAAAACTGGTGAACCAGAACACTGAAACCACAGGGCACAAGCACACAGAATGAAAATGGAGCATGCAGCAGAAGTTCTGCAGAATGCAGTTAATTGCCCTTGCTTGTGctcacagcttttgctttgcctATAAAAtggtctttatctcaacccatgagtttttcCACTTTCAGCCTTCTGATTCTCTTACCCCATCCTGCTGAGCAGAGTGACTGGCTACCGGGGTGAGCCCACAACAGTatgtttaagaaaataaaggaaacatcAGGTCAAGCTAATGTAATAGTTCCAGGAGTAAGGCAAATACTGATGTATTTAACTGGATGTTCAGACTCACAGGACTTGGATCATGTAATCACGTCCTGTATCACCTACTCAGATACTTCATgttggaaaagcaaaaggctgAGGTTCACTCATCTACaggcttctcatcaaccagacAGCAGACATAACTTAATTAGAAGCCAAATTATCACCCACTGCATACCCTCAAGGTGGACTCAAACCAGGAACATATACCGGATGTATGTTCAGCCAAGTGACAATACTCCCTTTTTTTTGTCCCCAGTACTACTGTGGAAAATCCCCACAATGCCCTCCCCCTCTCAAGAGGAAACAACATTAAGGTCTTGAAAACAGGCAATCCATAAGTAGCAAGCAGTGaaagaaacttttatttttctttaataaaggGAAGACTTGAAAACAAGACTTGGAGTAACAGATAGTTCAGATGGTCACACATAGGTATGTAGTACATTGTGTAACCAGCAAACCTAAGGAGCAGAAAGCTATTTTGCTAGAGAATCATTGTAAATTCAGGTCACAGTTTATCTTCGCCTTTTCACATTAGGATCATatctgcaagaaaaaagaaaacctgtcaCAAAGAAGTAAAACTTCATAATATTTGAAGTTAACAGTGGGATGTAAATAGCTTTATTATATATGCAGAACAAGGGATTGGTCACTGTTCAGGCCTTCCCCTGACTACACTTCTAGAATTAACTACTGTTGTTGACTGAAGGATGTGTAACTTGTGCATGAACTAAAGGTAACCTTTACTAAAATTTTCACTGACTTCCTAGATACTTAAAATACTTAAATCTGACACATGACTTTCTCCAAGCTCTTAATGTCCCAATATAAAGTTTCTTAAATAAAGGGGGGAAGGGTATATATTCACACATGAATGTATATCCACAGTAATGTACAACATTTGGCCACAACTCTTTCAGACAGAACCCTTTTTGCTGCTTCCTACTCCTACAGAAATCCATTCTTTGCCTTACATTCCCCTTTATACAGCATCTTACCAACTGTTAGTAATTTAGA
This sequence is a window from Lathamus discolor isolate bLatDis1 chromosome 2, bLatDis1.hap1, whole genome shotgun sequence. Protein-coding genes within it:
- the OSGIN2 gene encoding oxidative stress-induced growth inhibitor 2 isoform X2, which encodes MLGFAAGYSNPEAEGQLLNSFTQYFGDSLGRKIKRMPLIEETVLPGDSLLTLPVVVIGNGPSGICLSYLLSGYRPYLSPEAIHPNPVLHTKLEEARHLSIVDQSVSFLFVLQHEAIDLEYLSEGLEGRSSNPVAVLFDTLLHPDADFGYDYPPVLHWKLEQHNYIPHIVLGKGPPGGAWHSMEGSMLTISFGDWMELPGLSFKEWAANKRRNIKSDRVMPEEIACYYKHYVKVMGLQKNFKDNVYITSVSRLYRGKDDEDRAQLNENISTQHLEMEDGQKSLIKRNWEVRGYQRATDGSHVPFCLFAENVALATGTFDSPGRLQVEGEDFPFVLHSMSDFGAAISKGKLRGKPDPVLIVGAGLTAADAVLCAYNNNIPVIHVFRRRVTDTSLIFKQLPKKLYPEYHKVYHMMCTQSHTVDSNLHSAYTSFPEHNVLSFKPEMKCVLQSACGLKKILKFSVALVLIGSHPNLFFLKDQGHSIGHHSNQPITCKGNPIEIDPYTYECTKEANLFALGPLVGDNFVRFLKGGALGIARCLAIRQKKKHELIESRDGGDDGVP
- the OSGIN2 gene encoding oxidative stress-induced growth inhibitor 2 isoform X3 — its product is MPVWCCRCSLAGHFSYSNPEAEGQLLNSFTQYFGDSLGRKIKRMPLIEETVLPGDSLLTLPVVVIGNGPSGICLSYLLSGYRPYLSPEAIHPNPVLHTKLEEARHLSIVDQDLEYLSEGLEGRSSNPVAVLFDTLLHPDADFGYDYPPVLHWKLEQHNYIPHIVLGKGPPGGAWHSMEGSMLTISFGDWMELPGLSFKEWAANKRRNIKSDRVMPEEIACYYKHYVKVMGLQKNFKDNVYITSVSRLYRGKDDEDRAQLNENISTQHLEMEDGQKSLIKRNWEVRGYQRATDGSHVPFCLFAENVALATGTFDSPGRLQVEGEDFPFVLHSMSDFGAAISKGKLRGKPDPVLIVGAGLTAADAVLCAYNNNIPVIHVFRRRVTDTSLIFKQLPKKLYPEYHKVYHMMCTQSHTVDSNLHSAYTSFPEHNVLSFKPEMKCVLQSACGLKKILKFSVALVLIGSHPNLFFLKDQGHSIGHHSNQPITCKGNPIEIDPYTYECTKEANLFALGPLVGDNFVRFLKGGALGIARCLAIRQKKKHELIESRDGGDDGVP
- the OSGIN2 gene encoding oxidative stress-induced growth inhibitor 2 isoform X1; protein product: MPVWCCRCSLAGHFSYSNPEAEGQLLNSFTQYFGDSLGRKIKRMPLIEETVLPGDSLLTLPVVVIGNGPSGICLSYLLSGYRPYLSPEAIHPNPVLHTKLEEARHLSIVDQSVSFLFVLQHEAIDLEYLSEGLEGRSSNPVAVLFDTLLHPDADFGYDYPPVLHWKLEQHNYIPHIVLGKGPPGGAWHSMEGSMLTISFGDWMELPGLSFKEWAANKRRNIKSDRVMPEEIACYYKHYVKVMGLQKNFKDNVYITSVSRLYRGKDDEDRAQLNENISTQHLEMEDGQKSLIKRNWEVRGYQRATDGSHVPFCLFAENVALATGTFDSPGRLQVEGEDFPFVLHSMSDFGAAISKGKLRGKPDPVLIVGAGLTAADAVLCAYNNNIPVIHVFRRRVTDTSLIFKQLPKKLYPEYHKVYHMMCTQSHTVDSNLHSAYTSFPEHNVLSFKPEMKCVLQSACGLKKILKFSVALVLIGSHPNLFFLKDQGHSIGHHSNQPITCKGNPIEIDPYTYECTKEANLFALGPLVGDNFVRFLKGGALGIARCLAIRQKKKHELIESRDGGDDGVP
- the OSGIN2 gene encoding oxidative stress-induced growth inhibitor 2 isoform X4; this encodes MPLIEETVLPGDSLLTLPVVVIGNGPSGICLSYLLSGYRPYLSPEAIHPNPVLHTKLEEARHLSIVDQSVSFLFVLQHEAIDLEYLSEGLEGRSSNPVAVLFDTLLHPDADFGYDYPPVLHWKLEQHNYIPHIVLGKGPPGGAWHSMEGSMLTISFGDWMELPGLSFKEWAANKRRNIKSDRVMPEEIACYYKHYVKVMGLQKNFKDNVYITSVSRLYRGKDDEDRAQLNENISTQHLEMEDGQKSLIKRNWEVRGYQRATDGSHVPFCLFAENVALATGTFDSPGRLQVEGEDFPFVLHSMSDFGAAISKGKLRGKPDPVLIVGAGLTAADAVLCAYNNNIPVIHVFRRRVTDTSLIFKQLPKKLYPEYHKVYHMMCTQSHTVDSNLHSAYTSFPEHNVLSFKPEMKCVLQSACGLKKILKFSVALVLIGSHPNLFFLKDQGHSIGHHSNQPITCKGNPIEIDPYTYECTKEANLFALGPLVGDNFVRFLKGGALGIARCLAIRQKKKHELIESRDGGDDGVP